The following proteins come from a genomic window of Pararhodobacter sp.:
- a CDS encoding TetR/AcrR family transcriptional regulator, with protein sequence MTEPLFDPENARDRLLAAAAKLFHRKGFAATTVREIGAEVGILSGSLFHHVRSKDDILFAVMDRVINAMTRDLAAALHSAPDLISQVRALISVELSYLHGPNRDATAVLFHDWRALPVDRRAILLEGRNAYFQLWQQVLTEARDHGLTAVDPAILRQFLHGALAWTSFWYRPDHTPPAAMPLEALIDQAIAMILPPDQGGAKGGR encoded by the coding sequence ATGACAGAGCCTTTGTTCGACCCGGAAAACGCCCGCGACCGCCTCTTGGCGGCGGCGGCAAAGCTGTTTCATCGCAAGGGTTTTGCCGCGACCACCGTGCGCGAAATCGGTGCCGAGGTCGGGATCCTGTCGGGCAGTCTGTTCCACCATGTGCGCAGCAAAGACGATATCCTGTTTGCCGTGATGGACCGGGTGATCAATGCCATGACCCGGGATCTCGCGGCGGCTCTGCACTCGGCCCCAGACCTGATCAGCCAGGTCCGCGCGTTGATCTCGGTGGAACTGTCCTATCTCCACGGGCCGAACCGCGACGCGACCGCGGTCTTGTTCCACGACTGGCGGGCGCTGCCCGTGGATCGACGGGCCATCCTGCTGGAAGGCCGCAATGCCTATTTCCAACTGTGGCAACAGGTGCTGACCGAGGCGCGCGACCACGGCCTCACCGCGGTCGATCCGGCGATCTTGCGTCAATTCCTGCACGGCGCGCTGGCCTGGACCAGCTTTTGGTATCGCCCCGATCACACACCCCCCGCCGCCATGCCGCTCGAGGCCTTGATTGATCAAGCCATCGCGATGATCTTACCGCCGGACCAAGGCGGCGCAAAAGGTGGCCGATGA
- a CDS encoding CPBP family intramembrane glutamic endopeptidase → MTRDPLSDKAADAPPSAWAGSRGRRNAVLSIKGALVMLALWVLVSGSGFAARFLEMPAALAFLEQSSIPQTLAVAGLTVAILFFGWRDTGLGAAKPGTASVMWFPSLYLLAFAGIMLAFGAPSFDVLLSLTYSMIWISISEEIMFRGLLFPALRRQMPLWPAIGLTSALFGAVHLLNALGDGDLVGAIIQTIAATMTGFLLLALRLRRGSLWPAILYHMAWNVGVFGIGIAVQTDAEYTAETVREVVTHNPLTVVLLFALVLPNALYALWLLRHARRQDLPGDVAHTAPRG, encoded by the coding sequence ATGACGCGTGATCCCCTCTCCGACAAGGCCGCCGACGCACCCCCCTCGGCCTGGGCGGGCAGCCGTGGCCGTCGCAACGCGGTTCTGAGCATCAAAGGCGCTTTGGTGATGCTGGCACTGTGGGTTCTCGTCTCCGGTTCCGGCTTTGCGGCCCGCTTCCTCGAGATGCCAGCCGCCCTGGCCTTTCTCGAACAATCGTCGATCCCGCAAACCCTCGCCGTCGCCGGCCTCACCGTTGCGATCCTCTTTTTCGGCTGGCGCGACACGGGCCTCGGCGCGGCCAAACCCGGCACGGCCTCGGTGATGTGGTTTCCCAGCCTCTATCTGCTGGCCTTCGCCGGGATCATGCTGGCCTTCGGCGCGCCGTCCTTCGATGTTCTCCTCAGCCTGACCTACTCGATGATCTGGATTTCGATCTCCGAGGAGATCATGTTCCGCGGCCTCCTGTTCCCCGCGTTGCGGCGGCAAATGCCGCTCTGGCCCGCGATCGGCCTGACGTCAGCGCTCTTTGGGGCGGTGCATTTGTTGAACGCACTGGGCGACGGCGACCTTGTCGGCGCGATCATTCAGACCATCGCCGCCACGATGACCGGCTTCCTGCTGCTTGCGCTCCGACTGCGGCGCGGCTCATTGTGGCCTGCGATCCTCTATCACATGGCCTGGAACGTGGGTGTCTTCGGCATCGGGATCGCCGTGCAAACCGACGCCGAGTACACTGCGGAAACCGTGCGCGAGGTGGTCACGCACAATCCCTTGACCGTCGTGCTCTTGTTCGCCCTGGTTCTTCCCAATGCGCTCTATGCCCTGTGGCTGCTGCGCCACGCCCGGCGTCAGGACCTGCCCGGCGACGTGGCCCACACCGCCCCAAGAGGCTGA